In Nicotiana tabacum cultivar K326 chromosome 19, ASM71507v2, whole genome shotgun sequence, one DNA window encodes the following:
- the LOC107797701 gene encoding putative serine/threonine-protein kinase PBL16, giving the protein MGNCCCGGQPSIYRVSSNAKSESPKDQSPSQKARIDHTKMPSNPEEVEDLRRSSATNPLIAFSFDELKIMTGNFRQDYMLGGGGFGNVYKGYVTEDLRQGFQPITVAVKVHDGDNSYQGHREWLAEVIFLGQLSHPNLVKLIGYCCEADHRVLIYEYMARGSVENNLFSRVLLPLPWSIRMKIAFGAAKGLAFLHEAEKPVIYRDFKTSNILLDVEYNAKLSDFGLAKDGPVGDKSHVSTRIMGTYGYAAPEYIMTGHLTPRSDVYSFGVVLLELLTGRKSLDKSKPAREQNLTDWAIPLLREKKKLLNVIDPRLDGDYPIKAVHKAAMLAYHCLNRNPKARPLMRDIVDSLEPLLIPGEVPTSEKPTLTVITDTPNGVIKEKCTV; this is encoded by the exons ATGGGTAATTGCTGCTGTGGGGGGCAACCTTCAATATACAGAGTCTCTTCTAATGCAAAATCTG AGTCTCCTAAAGATCAGAGTCCATCGCAAAAAGCAAGGATAGATCATACTAAGATGCCTTCAAATCCTGAAGAAGTAGAAGACCTGCGCCGTAGTTCAGCTACAAATCCATTGATCGCGTTCTCCTTCGATGAACTTAAAATAATGACTGGCAACTTTAGACAAGATTACATGCTCGGgggaggaggatttggcaatgTTTATAAAGGATATGTTACTGAAGATTTAAGGCAAGGATTCCAACCAATTACAGTTGCTGTTAAGGTTCATGATGGAGATAATAGTTATCAGGGTCACAGGGAATGGCTG GCTGAAGTGATATTTCTGGGCCAACTTTCTCATCCAAACTTGGTAAAGTTGATCGGTTACTGCTGTGAAGCTGATCATCGGGTTCTTATATACGAGTATATGGCTCGGGGAAGTGTTGAAAACAATTTGTTCTCAA GAGTATTACTTCCACTTCCATGGTCCATTAGAATGAAGATTGCCTTTGGTGCGGCTAAAGGACTTGCTTTTCTGCATGAAGCTGAGAAACCTGTTATCTATCGTGATTTTAAGACATCTAATATCCTGTTAGATGTG gaGTACAATGCAAAACTCTCTGATTTTGGCCTGGCAAAAGATGGACCAGTTGGGGACAAATCTCATGTTTCTACTCGCATAATGGGAACCTATGGATATGCTGCCCCTGAATATATTATGACAG GGCACTTGACTCCTAGGAGTGATGTTTATAGTTTTGGTGTTGTACTTCTCGAGCTTCTCACGGGAAGAAAATCGCTTGACAAATCCAAACCAGCCCGGGAACAAAACCTTACTGATTGGGCTATACCATTGcttagagaaaagaaaaagttgcTCAACGTTATAGATCCAAGACTCGATGGAGATTATCCCATAAAAGCTGTTCATAAGGCTGCAATGCTTGCTTATCATTGCCTAAATCGCAACCCAAAAGCACGACCTTTAATGAGAGATATTGTAGATTCCTTGGAGCCTCTTCTGATACCTGGTGAAGTTCCAACAAGTGAGAAGCCTACTTTGACTGTGATTACTGATACACCCAATGGAGTTATCAAAGAAAAATGCACAGTTTAA